ATGGTGGGTTTTGGAGTAATACAGGGCGCGTGAGATTTCGATGCCCAAGTCGGTCGCCGTACCCGTCATGTGGGTCGAGCGGATGGCACCGCCCGATAAAAGCGTCATGACTGTGTTGTGCATCCCCATGATGAAGCAGAGCAAGAACAGCGCGAGGGAAGGGAAGACCAAGCCTCCGTCCGTACCCCATTGCAGCGCGGTAATGCCGAACAGGCCGAAAACCAGCAGGTAAACCGCTTCCAGCCACATCGACAACCCGTAGCTGCCCCGAAAGCGCATTTGCTGCGTCCATAAAATCACCCAGCCCGAATGCGCCGCACCCGCGATGAAACACAACACGCTGACCATCGCCACCGCTGCCGCCGTCCATTGCTTCAGATATACCATGTCCGCCAGCAGCGACATCGAGCCGGTAACGTGCGACGTGTAGCGGGCAAATGCAAAAAAACCGCCGGCATTGATTGCGCCTGCCAGCAGCGACATGATGTAGCCCAATCGGCGGAAACGCGCATCCGAAATGTGGTGTTCGTGCAGGTAGGGGCGGTCGGCCTGCCAAAACGGCGGGATGTGGTGGCGGCTGCGGCGGGCGTGTTTGGCGTGGCGGTCGGATTCGTTCATAATGGGCGGACGGTTCGGAAAGCATGTTCAAGAACCGCATTTTATAGCGAAAACAATCTAGGGGCGAACTTCACAAATTTTTGAAAAGAGCGTACATTGAATCTGTTTCCGAGGAGGGTAGAACACCATGCGCCGATACATCGCGGCCGCCGCCGCAATACTCATACTGACTGCCTGCGCCACACCCGAACAGCAGGCTGCATACCGTCAGGCACAGCAACGCTACGAACAGGACCTGCAAGTCGCCCTTGCAGCGCAATGCGACCGCGAGACTGCACAGCTTATCCGCCGTCAGTTCGATTCAGGGTATGCGCCCATGCCCGATGCCGAAAGACAGATATTTAAAACACGCTATACCGAAAAGCTTTCCGATCCCATGTTCCAAGCCTGTTACAAAATGGCGTGGCAGAACTACATCTCGCAACAGCAGCTGAAAGAAGTACGCCTGTCGCGCTATTACGACGATTGGGGCTATCCGTTTTACCATCCCTGGTGGTGGTAGTCAGAAGCGGCGGCATATGCCGTCTGAACGCGCCTACTGTCTATAAACCGCAATACCGTTTACAATGACCGCCTGTTTCACCACATACCCGAACATAACAATGAAAATCAGGCTGGGGCGGCATGACGCGCCCGACTTTCCACAGGGTGCCGCCGTAACCATAGGCAATTTCGACGGCGTACACCTCGGACACAAACACATCCTCCAAAAACTCCGCTTCGAAGCCGATACGCGCGGATTACCCGTCGTGGCCGTCGTTTTCGAACCCCAACCCAAAGAATTTTTCGCACTCCGCACCGGCAGGATGCCGCCGTGCCGGATCAGCCCCCTGCGCATCAAGCTCGAATTATTGGAAGGCACAGGCTGTGTCGATGCCGTCTGGGTTTTGCGTTTCGATCAAAATTTTTCCGAAATATCCGCGCAAGGGTTTATCGACCGCCTGCTGCGTCAAACCTTGAATACGCGTTATTTGCTCGTCGGCGACGATTTCCGTTTCGGTGCGGGGCGGGAAGGCTGTTTTGAACTTTTGGCACAACAGCCCGATATGCAAACCGAGCGTACGCCCTCCGTCATCGTCGAAGACATCCGCACCAGCAGTACCGCCGTGCGACAAGCCCTTTCAGATGGCAACCTTGCTTATGCGAAAAAACTTTTGGGACACGACTACGTTTTGGGGGGCAGGGTGGTGCACGGCAGAAAACTCGGACGCACCCTAAATGCCCCGACCGCCAATATCCGCCTGCCCGGCCACCGGTATGCCCTCGGCGGCGTGTTCGTCGTCGAAGCGGACGGCGCATTCGGCACGCGGCGCGGCGTGGCGAGCTTCGGCTTCAATCCCACCGTTGATAGTGGCTGTTCTCAAAAGCTTGAAGTCCACCTGTTCGACTTTCAAGGCGACCTGTACGGACAACGGCTGAACGTCCGCTTCCTGCACAAACTGCGCGATGAGGAAAAGTTTGACGGTATGGAAGAACTGAAAAGGCAGATTGAAGCCGATATGGAAGCCGCAAAGTGTTGGTAGAAAAACCTTATACAAACCATCCGATTGGGCTACAATCAATCTTTTAACTTTTCAGACGGCATAGGGGTTTCCCGTTGTGAAATACTGTTTGAGGCGCAATGCCGTCTGAAACCGAAATATTGTAACAATAGAGATTAAAAAATGACCGATTACAGTAAAACCGTCAACCTGCTCGAGAGCCCGTTTCCAATGCGCGGCAATCTTGCCAAGCGCGAGCCTGCATGGCTGAAAAGCTGGTACGAGCAAAAACGCTACCAAAAACTGCGCGAAATCGCCAAAGGCCGTCCGAAATTCATCCTGCACGACGGCCCTCCGTATGCCAACGGCGACATCCACATCGGTCACGCCGTCAACAAAATTCTCAAAGACATCATTATCCGCAGCAAAACCCAAGCCGGTTTTGACGCGCCTTATGTGCCGGGTTGGGACTGTCACGGTTTGCCTATCGAAGTGATGGTAGAAAAACTGCACGGCAAAGACATGCCCAAAGCGCGTTTCCGCGAATTGTGCCGCGAATACGCCGCCGAACAAGTTGCCCGCCAGAAAAAAGACTTTATCCGCTTGGGCGTGTTGGGCGACTGGGACAAGCCCTACCTGACGATGGATTTCAAAACCGAAGCAGATACCGTGCGTATGCTCGGCGAAATCTACAAATCCGGCTATCTCTACCGGGGCGCGAAACCGGTTCAATTCTGCTTGGACTGCGGTTCTTCGCTGGCGGAAGCGGAAGTGGAATACAAAGACAAAGTATCGCCTGCGATTGACGTTGCCTATCCGTTTAAAGACACTGCCGCGCTTGCCGCCGCATTCGGTTTGGCAGGTATCGAAGGTAAAGCGTTTGCCGTTATCTGGACAACCACGCCTTGGACTTTGCCTGCGAGCCAAGCCGTGTCTGCGGGTGCAGACGTGGTGTATCAACTGATTGATACGCCTAAAGGCAAATTGGTATTGGCGAAAGACTTGGCGGAAGACACGCTCAAACGTTACGGTTTTTCAGACGGCATTGCAATTCTTGCCGAAACCACCGGCGACAAGCTGGAAAACCTACACATGAACCATCCGTTCCTCGAACGCGATATTCCCATGCTCAACGGCGACCACGTTACCACTGATGCCGGTACCGGCTTGGTACATACCGCCCCCGCACACGGTTTGGAAGACTACGCTGTCTGCAATAAATACGGCATCGAGCTTTACAACCCCGTCAACGCCGAAGGCAAATACATCAGCGAAACGCCGCGCGTTGCCGGTATGCGCGTTTGGGAAGCCAATCCCGTTATCCTGCAATGGCTGGAAGAAACCGGCAACCTCTTGGCAAGCAGCAAAATCGAACACAGCTACGCCCACTGCTGGCGGCACAAAACGCCGCTGATTTACCGCGCGACTGGCCAATGGTTTGTCGGTATGGACAAAGCCGGAAGCGACGGTAAAACCCTGCGCGACAAAGCCATCAAAGCCGTGGACGACACCGAATTCTTCCCATCATGGGGTCGTGCGCGTTTGGAAGCCATGATCGAAGGCCGTCCTGACTGGGTGGTTTCTCGCCAACGTTACTGGGGCACGCCGATGACTTTCTTTGTTCACAAAGAAACGGGCGAGCTGCATCCGAACTCTGCCGAACTTTTGGAAAAAGTCGCGCAACGCATTGAAGAAAAAGGCATCGAGGCTTGGTTCTCCCTCGATAAAAGCGAATTATTAAGCGCGGAAGATTGCGAACATTACGACAAACTCCCCGATACGATGGACGTATGGTTCGATTCCGGTTCGACCCATTATTCCGTTGTGAAACAACGCGAAGAATTGGAATGGCCGGCTGACTTGTACCTTGAAGGCAGCGACCAACACCGCGGCTGGTTCCAATCCTCCATGCTGACCGGCTGCGCCTCTTCGATGGGTCGCGCGCCGTACAAACAGCTGCTAACCCACGGTTTCGTGGTTGACCAAAACGGTCGCAAAATGTCGAAATCCATCGGCAACGTCGTTGCACCGCAAGAGGTTTATAACGAATTCGGCGCGGACATCCTGCGTCTGTGGGCGGCATCCACCGATTACAGCGGCGAATTGGCGATTTCCAAAGAAATCCTCAAACGTGTAACTGAAAGCTACCGCCGTATCCGCAATACCTTGAGCTTCCTGTTTGCCAACCTCAGCGACTTCAATCCTATTGAAGATGCCGTGCAACAGGCAGACATGGTGGAAATCGACCGCTACGCCTTAGTGCTGGCGCGTCGGCTGCAAGAGCGTCTGGCAGGCGATTACTATCCGCGTTATGCCTTCCACTTCGCCGTAAAAGACATTGTTTCTTTCTGCTCGGAAGACTTGGGCGCGTTCTACCTCGATATCCTGAAAGACCGCCTCTACACCACCAAAGCAGACAGCCATGCACGCCGCAGCGCGCAAACCGCCCTGTACCACATCACGCGCAGCCTGGTTCTCTTGATTGCACCGATTTTGTGCTTCACCGGCGAAGAAGCGTGGGACATCATCGGCGGCGGCGAAGAAGACAGCGTCCTCTTCCACACTTGGCACGAGTTCCCGACCATCAACGAAAAAGCCGAAGCCGAACTGGTGAAAAAATGGACGGCAATCCGCGAAGCCCGCGAAGCGGTAACCGCCGCCATCGAGCCTTTGCGCGCCGACAAAACCGTCGGTTCGTCCTTGCAAGCCGAAGCCGAAATTACGGCTCCGGAAGAAATGGCCGACTATCTGAATGCTTTGGGCGAAGAATTGCGCTTTGCTTTGCTGGTGTCTAAAGCAGAAGTGAAAGTAGGTGATGAACTTGCCGTTGCCGCCAAAGCCAGCGACGGCGAAAAATGCGAACGCTGCTGGCACTACACCCACGATGTGGGCGCAGTTGCAGGCTATGAAACCGTCTGCAAACGCTGTGCAGAGAATGTCGGCGGAGAAGGCGAAACGCGCCATTATGCCTGATAAAGTTTGAGCAAATGCCGTCTGAAACCGCCGAACAGCATTTCAGACGGCATTTTTTGTACCGCGATTTGTCTTCATAATGGTGGAGGGGTTTTTTATAGTGGATTAACAAAAACCAGTACGGCGTTGCCTCGCCTTAGCTCAAAGAGAACGATTCTCTAAGGTGCTGAAGCACCAAGTGAATCGGTTCCGTACTATTTGTACTGTCTGCGGCTTCGTCGCCTTGTCCTGATTTTTGTTAATCCACTATATCATTTCGGGTAGATTTTTGCGGTATTGAATTTCAGTCATTTCCGATAAATGCCTGTTGCTTTTCATTTCTAGATTCCCACTTCCGTGGGAATGACGGCGGAGGGGTTGTTTGTCGATGAGTTATCGCAATCTAAAACTTCGGCATTTCCACAAAAAACAGCAACCCGAAACAGCAACTTAAAAACAGCAACTTAAAAACAGAAATCCAAAAACAGCAACCTGTAATCCCGTCATTCCCGCGCAGGCGGGAATCCAGCGAGCCGTAGGATGGGCTTCAGCCCGCCATTTCCATCAATCCCACATTTCTACCGTTTTCATCGAATCCATCGAATCCGCCCCTTTCGACGACCCAGCCCTACGCAACTGAACCCGTCATTCCCACGAAAGTGGGAATCTAGAACGCGGGGTTTGAGCAACTGTTTTTATTCGATAAGTTTCTGTGCGGACAGGTCTGGATTCCCGCCTGCGCGGGAATGACGGTTCGGGTATTTCCACGCCCGCCCCGCGTTTGTAAACGGCAAGTGCATCAAAAATGCCGTCTGAAGGTTCAGACGGCATCTGTATCGGGGAATCAGCGAGCCGTAGGGTGTGCTTCAGCCCGCCATTTCCATCAATCCCACATTTCTACCGTTTTTATCGAATCCATCGAATCCGCCCCTTTCGACGCCCCAGCCCTACGCGACTGAACCGTCATTCCCACGAAAGTGGGAATCTAGAACGCAGGGTTTGGGCAACTGTTTTTATCCGATAAGTTTCTGTGCGGACAGGTCTAGATTCCCGCCTGCGCGGGAATGACGAATCCATCCATACGGAAACCTGCACCACGTCATTCCCACGAAAGTGGGAATCTAGAACACGGGGTTTGAGCAACTGTTTTTATCTGATAAGTTTCTGTGCGGACAGGTCTGGATTCCCGCCTGCGCGGGAATGACGAGTTTCAAGATTGCGGTGTTGTCGGGAATGACGGTTCGGGTATTTCCCTACGCCCGCCCCGCGCCTGTAAACGGCAAGTGCATCAAAAATGCCGTCTGAAACCGTTGGAAGCATCGGAAGCGTTGGAGTCGATGAATCGTGTGCTTCAGCCCGCCATTTCCATCAATCCCACATTTTTACCGTTTTCATTGAGTCCATCGAATCCGCCCCTTTCGACAATCTGACCCTATGCAACTGAACCGTCATTCCCACGAAAGTGGGAATCTAGAACACGGGGTTTGAGCAACTGTTTTTATTCGATAAGTTTCTGTGCGGACAGGTCTGGATTCCCGCCTGCGCGGGAATGACGGATTTCAAGATTACGGTGTTGTCGGAACGCAACTGAACCGTCATTCCCACGAAAGTGGGAATCTAGAATCTCGGGGTTTCAGTCATTTCCGATAGATTCCCGCCGCGTCGGGGGTCTGGATTCCCGCCTGCGCGGGAATGACGGGTTTCAAGATTACGGTGTTGTCGGGAATGACGGTTCGGGTATTTCCCTACGCCTGTCCTGCGCCTGTAAACGGCGAGTGCATCAAAAATGCCGTCTGAAGGTTCAGACGGCATCGGTATCGGGGAATCAGAAGCGGTAGCGCACGCCCAATGAGGCTTCGTGGGTTTTGAAGCGGGTGTTTTCCAAGTGTCCCCAGTAGTGGTAGCGGTATCCGGTGTCCAAGGTTAGGTTGGGTGTGATGTCTATGCCTACGCCTGCTACCGCGCCGAAGCCCACGCGGCGGATGCTGCGGCTTTGGTGGATGGGGTCGTGGGCATTGGTCGGTCCTCGTTTGATATTGTTAATGGTAACGGTTACTTGGTCTTCTACAGCAATGCTGTGTTTGATTTTGCCTAAACCAACCCGTGCACCGACATAGGGTTTGAAGCGGGTGCCGGTATCGAAATCGTAGATGGCAGAGATGCCGTAGTTGGATTCGGCTTTGAATGTGCCTTTGTCGGTGTGGTCTATTTCTGTTTTGGCTGTAACAGCAGGACTATATTGTTTTGTTTGTTCTGCATGAATATGCTTGCCATGTCTCCAGGTATTGTAGCGGGCGTAATCGAGGGCGATGCGCCAGTTGCCGAAATCGTAGCCGACGGAAAGGCGGGGGTGGGTGGAATGGGTTTTGATGTCGCGAGAGTCGTCGAAGATTTTGGCGTTGTCGGCGGGATAATCGTGGGTAATGTGTTCGTAGGCGTAGGCTAAATCTGCCTGCACATACGGGCCGCGGCCATTGTCTTCACTTGCCGCCTGCGCTGCGGAAGAGAAGAGAAGAGAAGAGAAGAGAAGAGAAGAGAAGAGAAGGGTTTTTTTGGGGGCTGGATTCATTTTCGGCTCCGTATTCGGTTTAACTGATTAAAAGAGAACGATTTTCACTGATGGTTCAAGGGCGGATTGTATCGGGTTTGGGGCGATGTTTCAACACATAGGACCGCGCCTGCTGCGCGCTTTATGCGTTTGGTGCGTTCGGCGGCGGGAAATTTGCCTGCTTTTTCCGCGTCGGGCGGGAATCTAGAACGTGGAATCTAAGAAACCGTTTTATTCGATAAGTTTCCGTGCCAAAGGGTCTGGATTCCCGCCTGCGCGGGAATGACGGTTCAGTTGCATAGGGTCGGATTGCCGAAAGGGGAGGATTAGATGGATTCGATGAAAACGGTAGAAATGTGGGATTGATGGAAACGGCGGGCTGAAGCCCCCTGCGGTTACTGTCAGGTTTCGGTTATGTTGGAATTTCGGGAAACTTATGAATCGTCATTCCCGCGCAGGCGGGAATCTAGTCTGTTCGGTTTCAGTTATTTCCGATAAATTTCTGCTGCTTTTTATTTCTAGATTCCCACTTTCGTGGGAATGACGGTTCAGTTGCTACGGTTACTGTCAGGTTTCGGTTATGTTGGAATTTCGGGAAACTTATGAATTGTCATTCCCGCGCAGGCGGGAATCTAGTCTGTTCGGTTTCAGTTATTTCCGATAAATTCCTGCTGCTTTTTATTTCTAGATTCCCACTTTTGTGGGAATGACGGCGGGGCGGATAAATCCTTGCAATCTAAAATTTCGTCATTTCTATAAAATAGCAACCCGAAACAGCAACTTAAAAACAGCAACTTAAAAACAGCAACCCAAAAACAGAAACCCGAAACAGCAACCTGAAACCCCGTCATTCCCGCGCAGGCGGGAATCTAGTCTGTTCGGTTTCAGTTATTTCCGATAAATTTCTGCTGCTTTTTATTTCTAGATTCCCACTTCCGTGGGAATGACGGTTCAGTTGCTGCGGTTACTGTCAGGTTTCGGTTATGTTGGAATTTCGGGAAACTTATGAATTGTCATTCCCGCGCAGGCGGGAATCCAGACATTCAATGCTAAGGCAATTTATCGGGAATGACTGAAACTCAAAAAAACTGGATTCCCACTTTCGTGGGAATGACGGCAGAGCGGCTTCTGTTGCTCCCGATAAATGCCGCAATCTCAAATCCCGTCATTCCCGCGCAGGCGGGAATCTAGTCTGTTCGGTTTCAGTTATTTCCGATAAATTCCTGCTGCTTTTTATTTCTAGATTCCCACTTTTGTGGGAATGACGGCGGGGCGGATAAATCCTTGCAATCTAAAATCTCGGCATTTCCAATAAATTTCATATTTTTCATTTCATTATTCTCAATCACTTATTGCCCGAAGGTCGGTTTGTATCGGCCAGTAAAAATCCGTCTCTTAATCGGCCGGCGGTTTTGCCCGATTTTTTTGGGTGCATTAAGCGTTTCAGACGGCATTTGCCGTTTCGGGTACAGGCAGGGGGTTTTCGGGTAAAATGGCACTCTTTTATCCGGTTGTTGAAAAATATGTCTTCATCTGTTTCAAGTAAAACGCGCTATTGGGTATTGGCACTTGCCGCCATCGTGCTGGATCAGTGGTCGAAGTGGGCGGTGCTGTCGTCGTTTCAGTATCGGGAACGCGTCAATGTCATTCCTTCGTTTTTCGATCTGACCTTGGTGTACAACCCGGGCGCGGCGTTCAGCTTCCTTGCCGATCAGGGCGGCTGGCAGAAATACTTTTTTTTGGTGCTGGCGGTGGCGGTGAGCGCGTATTTGGTACGCGCTATCTTGCGCGACGAGTTTGCAGCCCTCGGAAAAATCGGGGCGGCAATGATTATCGGCGGTGCGTTGGGCAACGTTATCGACCGCCTGATACACGGTCATGTCGTCGATTTCTTATTGTTTTATTGGCAAAATTGGTTTTATCCCGCCTTTAATATTGCCGACAGCTTTATCTGCGTCGGTGCGGTGTTGGCAGTGTTGGACAATATCGTCCATCGCAAAGATGGCAAAAAAACGTGAATGCCGTCTGAACACGGAATGCAAAACTTATGAACGGAAAAACCATCATCCTTGCCAATCCGCGCGGCTTCTGCGCCGGTGTGGATCGGGCAATCAGTATTGTCGAACGTGCTTTGGAAGAATTCGGCGCACCGATTTATGTGCGCCACGAAGTCGTTCACAACAAATTCGTCGTGGACAACCTGCGTGAAAAAGGCGCGGTGTTTATCGAAGACTTGGCGGAAGTGCCTCGGGGCGCGACGCTGATTTATTCGGCACACGGCGTATCGAAGGCAGTGCAGCAGGAAGCGGCGGAACGTGGTTTCCGGGTATTTGATGCGACTTGCCCGCTGGTTACGAAAGTGCATAAGGAAGTCGCCCGACTGGATGCCCAAGACTGCGAAATCATCATGATCGGGCATAAGGGACACGTCGAGGTTGAAGGAACGATGGGGCAGCTTGCACCGGGCAAAATGCTTTTGGTCGAAACGGTCGGAGATGTGGCAAAACTCGAAGTCAGAAACCCCGACAAACTCGCCTATGTCAGCCAGACCACGCTCTCTGTCGATGAAACCAAAGACATCATCGCCGCGCTGAACGCGCGTTTCCCCAATATCCGCAATCCGCACAAGGAAGACATCTGCTATGCGACGACCAACCGGCAAACCGCCGTCAAAGAGTTGGCGGAACAGTGCGACATCGTGATTGTGGTCGGTTCGCCCAATTCGTCCAACAGCAACCGCTTGCGCGAAGTGGCGGCAGGCATCGGAACCGATGCGTATATGGTGGATAATGCGGGCTACCTGCAACGCGCGTGGTTTGAGGGCAAAAACAAAGTCGGCGTAACGGCAGGCGCGTCCGCGCCCGAAGTGTTGGTGCAGGAAGTACTGGCAACCATACGCGGGTGGGGGCATGAAACCGTACGCGAAGGGGAGGGTGCGGAAGAAAGCATCGTGTTCGTCCTGCCCAAAGAGCTACGCCGCGAGGGTGAAACCAAACCCGATTTGTGCAAACGTTGAGCAAGCGTTGAATGTTTGGGCAATACAAATGCCGTCTGAACAGGCTTCAGACGGCATTTTTGCCGCGTGCCGGATGCGGAAACCGATCAGGCGTAATGCTGTGCAAGAAAACCGGGCAGTTCGGACAAACCGTCCAATACGGCGAGATGCGGTGCGCTAAGGAGCTGTTCGCGCGAATGTGCGCCGGTGGCAATGCCGACTGCCG
Above is a window of Neisseria sp. Marseille-Q6792 DNA encoding:
- the ileS gene encoding isoleucine--tRNA ligase; this translates as MTDYSKTVNLLESPFPMRGNLAKREPAWLKSWYEQKRYQKLREIAKGRPKFILHDGPPYANGDIHIGHAVNKILKDIIIRSKTQAGFDAPYVPGWDCHGLPIEVMVEKLHGKDMPKARFRELCREYAAEQVARQKKDFIRLGVLGDWDKPYLTMDFKTEADTVRMLGEIYKSGYLYRGAKPVQFCLDCGSSLAEAEVEYKDKVSPAIDVAYPFKDTAALAAAFGLAGIEGKAFAVIWTTTPWTLPASQAVSAGADVVYQLIDTPKGKLVLAKDLAEDTLKRYGFSDGIAILAETTGDKLENLHMNHPFLERDIPMLNGDHVTTDAGTGLVHTAPAHGLEDYAVCNKYGIELYNPVNAEGKYISETPRVAGMRVWEANPVILQWLEETGNLLASSKIEHSYAHCWRHKTPLIYRATGQWFVGMDKAGSDGKTLRDKAIKAVDDTEFFPSWGRARLEAMIEGRPDWVVSRQRYWGTPMTFFVHKETGELHPNSAELLEKVAQRIEEKGIEAWFSLDKSELLSAEDCEHYDKLPDTMDVWFDSGSTHYSVVKQREELEWPADLYLEGSDQHRGWFQSSMLTGCASSMGRAPYKQLLTHGFVVDQNGRKMSKSIGNVVAPQEVYNEFGADILRLWAASTDYSGELAISKEILKRVTESYRRIRNTLSFLFANLSDFNPIEDAVQQADMVEIDRYALVLARRLQERLAGDYYPRYAFHFAVKDIVSFCSEDLGAFYLDILKDRLYTTKADSHARRSAQTALYHITRSLVLLIAPILCFTGEEAWDIIGGGEEDSVLFHTWHEFPTINEKAEAELVKKWTAIREAREAVTAAIEPLRADKTVGSSLQAEAEITAPEEMADYLNALGEELRFALLVSKAEVKVGDELAVAAKASDGEKCERCWHYTHDVGAVAGYETVCKRCAENVGGEGETRHYA
- the ispH gene encoding 4-hydroxy-3-methylbut-2-enyl diphosphate reductase — encoded protein: MNGKTIILANPRGFCAGVDRAISIVERALEEFGAPIYVRHEVVHNKFVVDNLREKGAVFIEDLAEVPRGATLIYSAHGVSKAVQQEAAERGFRVFDATCPLVTKVHKEVARLDAQDCEIIMIGHKGHVEVEGTMGQLAPGKMLLVETVGDVAKLEVRNPDKLAYVSQTTLSVDETKDIIAALNARFPNIRNPHKEDICYATTNRQTAVKELAEQCDIVIVVGSPNSSNSNRLREVAAGIGTDAYMVDNAGYLQRAWFEGKNKVGVTAGASAPEVLVQEVLATIRGWGHETVREGEGAEESIVFVLPKELRREGETKPDLCKR
- a CDS encoding YoaK family protein, with the translated sequence MNESDRHAKHARRSRHHIPPFWQADRPYLHEHHISDARFRRLGYIMSLLAGAINAGGFFAFARYTSHVTGSMSLLADMVYLKQWTAAAVAMVSVLCFIAGAAHSGWVILWTQQMRFRGSYGLSMWLEAVYLLVFGLFGITALQWGTDGGLVFPSLALFLLCFIMGMHNTVMTLLSGGAIRSTHMTGTATDLGIEISRALYYSKTHHPRLPHVRVNKPKMWLLSGMMQAFLLGGIIGAWGYHKIGHHFALPVSAVLLILGAGSVGYDVKVRFLWIWRKFRRKYRQTGVVSGKIG
- a CDS encoding opacity family porin → MNPAPKKTLLFSSLLFSSLLFSSAAQAASEDNGRGPYVQADLAYAYEHITHDYPADNAKIFDDSRDIKTHSTHPRLSVGYDFGNWRIALDYARYNTWRHGKHIHAEQTKQYSPAVTAKTEIDHTDKGTFKAESNYGISAIYDFDTGTRFKPYVGARVGLGKIKHSIAVEDQVTVTINNIKRGPTNAHDPIHQSRSIRRVGFGAVAGVGIDITPNLTLDTGYRYHYWGHLENTRFKTHEASLGVRYRF
- the lspA gene encoding signal peptidase II, yielding MSSSVSSKTRYWVLALAAIVLDQWSKWAVLSSFQYRERVNVIPSFFDLTLVYNPGAAFSFLADQGGWQKYFFLVLAVAVSAYLVRAILRDEFAALGKIGAAMIIGGALGNVIDRLIHGHVVDFLLFYWQNWFYPAFNIADSFICVGAVLAVLDNIVHRKDGKKT
- the ribF gene encoding bifunctional riboflavin kinase/FAD synthetase — translated: MKIRLGRHDAPDFPQGAAVTIGNFDGVHLGHKHILQKLRFEADTRGLPVVAVVFEPQPKEFFALRTGRMPPCRISPLRIKLELLEGTGCVDAVWVLRFDQNFSEISAQGFIDRLLRQTLNTRYLLVGDDFRFGAGREGCFELLAQQPDMQTERTPSVIVEDIRTSSTAVRQALSDGNLAYAKKLLGHDYVLGGRVVHGRKLGRTLNAPTANIRLPGHRYALGGVFVVEADGAFGTRRGVASFGFNPTVDSGCSQKLEVHLFDFQGDLYGQRLNVRFLHKLRDEEKFDGMEELKRQIEADMEAAKCW